In the genome of Passer domesticus isolate bPasDom1 chromosome 2, bPasDom1.hap1, whole genome shotgun sequence, the window CAGTAGAATATGGGAATTTTGAGGGAGAAATATTAATCTCCCTCTGTTGGATTGTTGCATCTTGAGCTGAAGTCTTGGTATTGAACTGCTCTTCATCAGTAATCAGTGCTGTAGTGCTTTGAGCAACACCTAGCCTGGGAGATGCCTGTGGAGGTTGGAGACTGCACAGCTGCTTTTCTACTGCTGTACCTCTCCACAAAGGGCTGCAATGGCCACTTGCCCTATGACTGGCTGTCATCAGCTGCTGAGCATTCCAGCTGCCTGGGATCAGTTAGTGTGGCTGCCTTAATGCCTGCATATGAGGGGTTGGATCTGTGCACCTGCTCATTTGAGCAAATAGTGTGAATCCTCACTGGCTCCTCTTGAGTTGTACTAAGACCTGTAATGCACAAACTTCCAGGATGCTTATTCTACTTCCAGCTATTTTCAGCAGTGCAGCTCTTCTGTGGAGACTGTGCCTTCATTTGTGTGAAATGTATTGAGGTGTTAGCTTCTTGGTTCTGCTGCTTCATTAGTCTTGTTCCAGGGAGCCAAAAAGTGGAAGGGAAATGACATAGCTTTCCAGTTGATGAAATAAGCAGAGGCCATGTACCTCCCTGTGCTTACTTGAAGGTAGTTATGTACTATGAGGTATAGCATGTGTGGGCTCAGCTTCTGCTATTGCTATGTATTTACCTCAGGGTCCACGTGAATGTGGCTAGGGGCTAAAAAAAGATGCCCTTTCATTGCTACTAGTGGCTGATGCCCAAGTTCATTTTGGCTTAGCTCAGGCAATTGGATATCTGTCCACTGTCCTAGGATGCCCTTTGATGTAGTTGGCAGGGCACCTAAGGTGACCCATCTTCCTGCTTAGGGAGTGAGCCAGTTTGCTCAgatagcagcagcagaggctgtaGCAGCAAGTCAGATTTTCCTAGCTGAAGCACATGCAATTAAGTAAAAACGAATGTGAAAGCAGGAAAGAGGAACAAAATAGCTGTACAAGGGATATACAATGTTTCTCTTGTGAGAAACAGGCACCACTGCTCAGAAGAGAGTAACAATAgtccctgcctccctgctgcACTGACCTTCACAGGGTAGTGGATATTTATCCCTTATATTTGTGGAATTTAGGTGAACTCCTGGCATTCTTCTGACAGAAAACCTTACAACCTGTATCGTGGTAATCTAGCAACTTGAAATTTGAGGTGAACATTAATACTAGAACTGACTTTGGTACTAACAAGGCAACAGGCCAAGTGCTGAACTGTGAGTTTCATTTTCCATAGATGTAAAATGAGCAGTTATTTCACAACACCTTACTCTAGCTGCCCCCTTCCCCTCAGTTTTGAGGGCTTTATGTGTTCATTGATTGTATAAAGTCTTTTCCTTTCATTCCAGAAAGGTGGTGATGCTGAATTCAAACTTTTTGTTTCTTAGCTAGATGAGTTTGTTAAATGGCATAAACAATCATCAGGTACTCAGTTAATCAAATGAAACTTTATTTCTGTGAATTCCTATAACAACATCATGAAGTTTTTAGCTGAACAACTGATACACGTGTACAGCTTAAGCAGCTCTGAATGGAAAAATTACTGCTTACATCAACTTCAGAAGGTAAACTCTCAAAATGACACCAGCTTCTTGCTGTTGGTTATTTTAAATACCCTGCTTCTCTTGAAGCTTcaatttttgtattaaaaactGCAACCATgagctttaaaaaatgaaagcaaagacaAATCTAAGAAATAGATTGAAGTATTCCACTGAGGTGGAGTCTGTCCTCACCTTTTCATAACTATTAGAAACATGTACAAATATACTATTTCTCTTAGCTAGACAACTTTAAAAAGAAGGGGAAGTCTAACAACTCTTAAAGCCTCATGCTCCTACCTGAATCATTTGAACATTTGGTATAAATTCCTTTTAAAGTACTGGCAATGCAGAGTAGTGCTGCCCCTATTGTACCAATCAGTCAAGCTGTATTGGTGCAGTAGACACTGAAGATTCTTCAGGCATGCCCTGCTTTAACTGCCTTTTCCCGTGGTATATGAAAGGGAGATGAATTGTTCTTTCTGCACTTGGAGGCTGGAGGAGCAAGAAGATTTTGTGGAACTGCAGCAACCACCTTCCATCAAAGAGGCTGCAACAATGCAAGGAATGAGCCAGTTTAAGTGCACCCTGGCTCCACTGCAAGAGGCAGCAGGTATTGAGGGATTTCATCTATGCCTAAAGCTTGTTCCTATTTCTGGGATCTGAAAGGGAAGCTGTAACATGCAAAACTAGGTTGTTCCAGCTCTGTCTGTCACTGACAAATGTGGTTGCTGTGACAAGCTGCTAATCTCCATGTAGCTGTGATGATCTCAGTGAGTTAAagggctctgtctgtgccccaCACTGGTGGGCTGCAGTTAGAGCACCCAGGCAGCATCTCTGTACAACTCAGGACAAGTTTGTGCTGTTCTAAGACCTGCTCAACTTATTCCAGGATAAGGCAGTAGCTGCTTCTCACAAAGCAGAACATGCTTGTAAAAAGAGCATTCTACTTTTAAGAACAAAAGGGGCATCTAGAGAGAGGTGTCACTGCATCGTTTTGGGTAATACTGACTAACTGCATATTTCATCAAATAACATGACAGAGCAGGCCATGCCCTCCAGGCCTGAAGGTGATACAAGCTATCCAGTCATATGAGCTTTTTCcactcagctgaagaggcacaGCAAGCAGCAAGACTCCAGCCCCAGTAAGACTGCTATGTCAGAGACCATGGTGTCAGTTAACAACTCAGTTCTGGCTGTCTGTTCCTCTTCAGCTTCCTGTCCTTCCAGCATGTGGCCTCATTCACGCCAAGGTGATCTAAGTGGGAGCCTGCACAGTCACagttctgtgctcagaggcagcagctaTTTTCAGCAGTGTCCCTATGTTAAGTGGTGCTTAGCATACTCCAGCACTTCTTGAAAGGATGCAGTGCAGCATAGCCTTAATGTTGTTACTGTGCTTTTATCAAAAATATAGGCATATCTTGGGCTCTAAGTCTCATATAAAGTAGGGGGTGAATGTTTCCTACTTTTATAAACCCATTCACTAGGACAGAGTATGTAAGTCAGACACCCTCTTCCATGACCTTAGCAAGTCACAAAGCAGCAGGGAGCCAGAGCAGGACAGGGGTGtagctggagaaggaaaggtCTCTCTGGGTGAGGGGTATGTCCAAGTCATCTATATTCAGCAAGATTAGCCAAGAACTGATGTTATTTTGGGTCAGACATCAGCAACAACTGCAAAAGGTCACAATTGCAGCACAGTTTTAAAACCAGTGCTTTGCTGTAGACAACTCACAACCTACTCTTGCATGTTACATTAAACCCCACAGGtcaatgcaaatatttttagcaCCAGTACAGGTCAGGAAAGACATTTATGACATGCAGTGTACCTAGTGCATAATCTGTAAGAGGGAGATAGTTCTGCTTGTGCAATTCAAGCAACATATACACACCTCCATAAAATCACCTGATTTTAAAAGATTACAAACCTTAAACTGGAATTGAGTTCCTAAAATTAGGTCACTGATTTGGTTCTGCTCAGACCATCATGTGATCTATGTGTTTTTCATCATTTATTTAAATGACCCTTAAGCAATCTCTCATTCTTCGTTTGCTAGGCGGGATCAGTAAGAATCTATGTGTTTCATCATGAGCTTCCGGCTGTACTCGTAGGCAAGGAACAGTGCCCCGTTGGCCACAAATGCACGGATCATAGTTGGTGTTAGTCCAGAATACAAGGCAAGCACGCCTAGAAACGAAACCAGAGCCAGTTAGCAATTTATTCAAGTGGCTGTCTGCATCAACCACTCTGCTCTTGCCTCTGAAGGATACTGAAGCAATGCTTCTGCTTAGAGGAGCATGAACACAGAGAGCTGAACTCGCTGTAGCTACTGATTGCAGTGGTACTGGATATTGATATGGGAGTTTCTAATGTTGTAACAGGAGTTTAGCCATGCAAGGGCTTATGCTAGATGCTTATTTCAGGTATGACAAGGTCTTGGCCAGCTGAGATAACTTGGCAGCGGCTGTACCACAGCTGGCAAAGGGGCAGCAAGACTATGTTAGAGCTGTGCCCCAAGTAAGACTCCAGTTCTGATGAGTATCTTACCTAGCAATagggccaggattcatgtctgCTGCCATGTACATTCTTAGACCCTTTTCCAAAGTGCCTGACACAGGCcttttccagagagatgctGAGGTAGATGCCTCAAGTTTCCAGGCTGGATAGGACTGTTTGATAAATCAATCCTCAACCGTATATTAATTTCTAGAGGTGAAGAAAATTTCTGCATGGAACTTACCTAGTTCCTTCAGGTTTCATGTATAGGTCACAAGTAATGGAGCCCATATTTTAATCTGCTTTTAATGCATAGTAATGCTTCTGTTAGGTTTAAATGAGTCATCTCCTGTACCAAGAGGCAGGGAAGATGAAGTAGGTCTCAGTTTCTAGATTCCAAGCTTTCCACACTACATGAAGTAGATATTTGCTTGCTAAAAACAGTTGTCTGTCTCTAACAGGCATTATCACTGGACTAGCTTTCTTAAGTGTTTTTGGGTATTGGAGGGTATAGATTTCAGTCTGCAGCCCTATAGATTCAGTTGATCTGCTTGGATACTCACCTTCAGTTCTCACAACAGTTACAAATGTTCCCATAAAGCCTGCTTGTTTTCCAGCCATGGAAAGAACCTGAATTCTAGATTTGACACAGTCCACAGGATACACAGCAATCCACAGACAGCTGCCTCCAAAACCTCCACTTAGTAACAAAGGGATGGGACCTAAAAgttaagaaatatatttttatacaccACAGTATTCACCAACACAAATATAACATTATTTAATCTACAGGATTCAAAGGGAACAGAGGAAGCTGCTTATGTCAAAACAGCAGTTGCTGTTCTCTCTCTAACTTTTAAGTTAATTTCAAGCCGCTGATAAAGTGCAAGTCTTAACTAGAAACTTAAAGATTATAAAGAGTGCCTCTTAGATTATTGGCCATGTTAAAAAACTGTAACTCAGAATTCAATTTTGATTGTATTAACTAAATTCACTTTTTAACACTTGTAATCACTTTCCAAGGTTAATTGTGAAATGGTTTAGAGTAACATCATATAGTGTTACTAATCATATATACAGAATTTGATACAGTAGAGTTATTTTGCAATCAGTCATTTCTTTCATGGTATGCCCTGATTTTGTATTTCAGATCAGATGTTTGTGTTTTGTTACATGTCCAAAATGCATGCAGCTGAAATCCTGACTCCAAGCAAGACTGGTTCAGTCTTTTAACAGGAGACAGGCAATCTTTATTCTGGCATCACCatggtttttttcatttctaattTTCAATCTCAGTGTTCTCTTACTATCATTGTAACTACATCTAATGGTCAGCATGCAGTTCAGCATGTACTTGAAGATACTGTTCAAGAGAATTCAGCTAAATACTTCAAAATCACTCTGAATGGCAGCTGATATGAAATAGTTCAGAGTTGTGTTACTCTGTGGGGTCAGATATTTCAGCAGTTTTGTAGTGTCAGCTCACTGTATTAATTCTCTATGATACAAACTGCTTCATTGGAAAATCGTCACTTCAATAATTTATTACTGTGTATACACAAGACACAGCCCTCCATATTTAATATGCCTAATTTCCTTAATTTTGCATGGATTTTACAACAGGATTAGTATATCTTCAGGGAAGGTATGCCCCCCTTTATGTCTCCCATGACAGCATGCTAAAACCCACCTGTAAAAAAGGCACCATACCTAATTCATCTTTTGATCTCCCAGAGGCAAAGAATGTCCGGCTCAGTTCATACCCTccaaagaagaagaaatagcCTGGGACTTCCCGCAGCAAAGTGCTTGACAGGCCACGATAGAATCCAAGGGGACCATCCTTTTGGATAACACCCTTCACTACTGACCAAACTGTACTGAGAGAGGTTGACCCAGTTAGTGATAATTACTAGCCAGATAATGAGAAGTTACAGACCAAG includes:
- the SLC25A15 gene encoding mitochondrial ornithine transporter 1 isoform X1, encoding MRINSAVQAAIDLTAGAAGGTACVVTGQPFDTAKVKMQTFPNMYKGLVDCFVKTYKQVGFRGFYKGTSPALVANIAENSVLFMCYGFCQQIVRRIVGVDRKTKLSDLQNAAAGSFASAFATLVLCPTELVKCRLQAMHEMELSGKINQGHNTVWSVVKGVIQKDGPLGFYRGLSSTLLREVPGYFFFFGGYELSRTFFASGRSKDELGPIPLLLSGGFGGSCLWIAVYPVDCVKSRIQVLSMAGKQAGFMGTFVTVVRTEGEYPSRSTESIGLQTEIYTLQYPKTLKKASPVIMPVRDRQLFLASKYLLHVVWKAWNLETETYFIFPASWYRR
- the SLC25A15 gene encoding mitochondrial ornithine transporter 1 isoform X2, translating into MRINSAVQAAIDLTAGAAGGTACVVTGQPFDTAKVKMQTFPNMYKGLVDCFVKTYKQVGFRGFYKGTSPALVANIAENSVLFMCYGFCQQIVRRIVGVDRKTKLSDLQNAAAGSFASAFATLVLCPTELVKCRLQAMHEMELSGKINQGHNTVWSVVKGVIQKDGPLGFYRGLSSTLLREVPGYFFFFGGYELSRTFFASGRSKDELGPIPLLLSGGFGGSCLWIAVYPVDCVKSRIQVLSMAGKQAGFMGTFVTVVRTEGVLALYSGLTPTMIRAFVANGALFLAYEYSRKLMMKHIDSY